The proteins below are encoded in one region of Streptomyces roseirectus:
- a CDS encoding VOC family protein gives MRLTAVTLDCADPLALAAFYREAAGWEPHPRSDDGFAGLTTSDGLFVGFQKVAGYRAPTWPDQSGVPQQAHLDFDVDDLAQTEARLLALGATRPPHVPHVPDEPRWRVLLDPEGHPFCLTERRASAEPERRV, from the coding sequence ATGAGACTGACCGCCGTGACGCTGGACTGCGCCGACCCGCTTGCCCTCGCGGCCTTCTACCGCGAGGCGGCCGGCTGGGAGCCGCACCCCCGCTCCGACGACGGGTTCGCGGGGCTGACGACGTCCGACGGCCTGTTCGTCGGGTTCCAGAAGGTGGCCGGTTACCGCGCGCCCACCTGGCCCGACCAGTCGGGCGTCCCCCAGCAGGCGCACCTGGACTTCGACGTGGACGACCTCGCGCAGACGGAGGCCCGCCTGCTGGCCCTCGGCGCCACGAGACCCCCGCACGTCCCGCACGTCCCGGACGAACCCCGCTGGAGGGTTCTGCTGGACCCTGAGGGGCACCCGTTCTGCCTGACCGAGCGCAGAGCAAGCGCCGAGCCTGAACGCCGAGTCTGA
- a CDS encoding VOC family protein, with the protein MSAVGRFHSVVVECPDPHALAEFYAALLGGKPDAENDDWVVLHTPGGPRLAFNHAPDHVPPVWPSQPHDQQQFHIDIDAGTTWDEIDTAEHRVLELGARPAHRADENDFRVYLDPAGHPFCLCRITD; encoded by the coding sequence ATGTCCGCCGTCGGCCGATTCCACTCCGTCGTCGTCGAATGCCCCGACCCGCACGCCCTCGCCGAGTTCTACGCGGCGCTCCTCGGCGGCAAACCGGACGCGGAGAACGACGACTGGGTCGTCCTGCACACCCCCGGCGGCCCCCGCCTCGCCTTCAACCACGCCCCCGACCACGTCCCCCCGGTCTGGCCCTCCCAGCCCCACGACCAGCAGCAGTTCCACATCGACATCGACGCCGGCACCACCTGGGACGAGATCGACACCGCCGAACACCGCGTCCTCGAACTCGGCGCACGCCCCGCACACCGGGCCGACGAGAACGACTTCCGGGTCTACCTCGACCCGGCCGGACACCCCTTCTGCTTGTGCAGGATCACCGACTGA
- a CDS encoding acyl-CoA dehydrogenase family protein, with product MTLAGSADFDLYRPSEEHDMLRDAVRALSEAKIAPFAAAVDEEARFPQEALDALVANDLHAVHVPEEYGGAGADALATVIVIEEVARACVSSSLIPAVNKLGSLPVILSGSEELKKKYLGPLAKGDAMFSYCLSEPEAGSDAAGMKTRAVRDGDHWILNGVKRWITNAGVSEYYTVLAVTDPEKRSKGISAFVVEKSDEGVSFGAPEKKLGIKGSPTREVYFDNVRIPADRMIGAEGTGFATAMKTLDHTRITIAAQALGVAQGAFDYAKGYVRERKQFGKPIADFQGIQFMLADMAMKISAARALTYQAAAASERVDADLTYQGAAAKCFASDVAMEVTTDAVQLLGGYGYTRDYPVERMMRDAKITQIYEGTNQVQRIVMARNLP from the coding sequence ATGACCTTGGCCGGATCGGCTGATTTCGACCTGTACCGCCCGTCCGAGGAGCACGACATGCTCCGCGACGCGGTCCGCGCACTCTCCGAGGCCAAGATCGCGCCCTTCGCCGCCGCGGTCGACGAGGAGGCCCGCTTCCCCCAGGAGGCGCTGGACGCCCTCGTCGCGAACGACCTGCACGCCGTGCACGTCCCGGAGGAGTACGGCGGCGCCGGCGCCGACGCGCTCGCCACCGTCATCGTCATCGAGGAGGTGGCCCGCGCCTGCGTCTCCTCCTCCCTCATCCCGGCGGTCAACAAGCTCGGCTCGCTCCCGGTGATCCTCTCCGGCTCCGAGGAGCTGAAGAAGAAGTACCTGGGCCCGCTGGCCAAGGGCGACGCGATGTTCTCCTACTGCCTCTCCGAGCCCGAGGCCGGCTCCGACGCGGCCGGCATGAAGACCCGCGCCGTGCGCGACGGCGACCACTGGATCCTCAACGGCGTCAAGCGCTGGATCACCAACGCGGGCGTCTCCGAGTACTACACGGTCCTCGCGGTCACCGACCCCGAGAAGCGCTCCAAGGGGATCTCCGCGTTCGTCGTCGAGAAGTCCGACGAGGGCGTCTCCTTCGGCGCCCCCGAGAAGAAGCTCGGCATCAAGGGCTCCCCGACCCGCGAGGTCTACTTCGACAACGTCCGCATCCCCGCGGACCGCATGATCGGCGCCGAGGGCACCGGCTTCGCCACCGCGATGAAGACCCTCGACCACACCCGCATCACCATCGCCGCCCAGGCCCTCGGCGTCGCCCAGGGCGCCTTCGACTACGCCAAGGGCTACGTGCGCGAGCGCAAGCAGTTCGGCAAGCCGATCGCCGACTTCCAGGGCATCCAGTTCATGCTCGCGGACATGGCCATGAAGATCTCCGCCGCCCGCGCCCTGACCTACCAGGCCGCCGCCGCCTCCGAACGCGTCGACGCCGACCTCACCTACCAGGGCGCCGCCGCCAAGTGCTTCGCCTCGGACGTCGCCATGGAGGTCACCACCGACGCCGTCCAGCTCCTCGGCGGGTACGGGTACACCCGTGACTACCCGGTCGAGCGGATGATGCGGGACGCGAAGATCACGCAGATCTACGAAGGCACGAACCAGGTCCAGCGGATCGTCATGGCCCGCAACCTGCCGTAA